A stretch of the Coprobacillus cateniformis genome encodes the following:
- a CDS encoding GDSL-type esterase/lipase family protein encodes MNKKKTWIVGIVCMLIPILLITIVFIFVFQGVATMGENEIIHKTKNYEEISVTSMKETTVFFGDSITELCPVEDLYSIYTKQTGIPVINRGISAETTSTMLTRIDKTVLVMEPKNLVMLMGINDISQKVDNQQIVNNIHKMITLTKQKSPHTHIILQAVYPVNKSERESLYDQFQLKDRDNETINSLNKMLEELATKENITFVNVNSYLMNENGELKNEFTFDGLHPNMQGYLAIRDAIMQTLR; translated from the coding sequence ATGAATAAGAAAAAAACTTGGATAGTAGGAATTGTGTGTATGTTGATTCCAATTCTTCTTATAACTATAGTTTTTATTTTTGTATTTCAAGGAGTCGCAACTATGGGAGAGAATGAAATCATACACAAAACAAAGAACTATGAAGAGATATCTGTAACTTCAATGAAAGAAACAACTGTCTTTTTTGGTGATTCTATCACAGAATTATGTCCTGTTGAAGATTTATATTCCATATACACTAAACAGACTGGTATACCTGTTATTAATCGTGGAATCAGTGCTGAAACAACTTCAACGATGCTGACAAGAATTGATAAGACTGTACTTGTTATGGAACCTAAAAATCTTGTTATGTTAATGGGAATTAATGATATTTCTCAAAAAGTCGATAATCAACAGATAGTTAATAATATTCACAAGATGATCACTTTGACAAAACAAAAAAGTCCTCATACACATATCATTTTACAGGCTGTTTATCCTGTTAATAAAAGTGAAAGAGAATCTTTATATGATCAATTTCAATTAAAGGATAGAGATAATGAAACAATTAACTCATTAAATAAAATGCTTGAGGAACTTGCTACAAAAGAAAATATTACTTTTGTCAATGTCAATTCTTATTTGATGAATGAGAATGGAGAATTAAAGAATGAATTTACATTTGATGGGTTGCATCCTAATATGCAGGGATATCTTGCTATCAGAGATGCTATTATGCAAACTTTGAGATAG
- a CDS encoding DUF871 domain-containing protein — MIGIALYPDKTTFKEDVAYLKRAQRYGYQKVFMSMLQIDIQDPKKSIRRLKESMAFANELGMLVMLDIHPMVFDYLKMKEDDLSYFHDIGVKILRLDSGYNGRTEAMMTHNPYGITIDVNMSNDTHYFNLIQDYLPQYQNLSASFNFYPQRYTGLSLETFQSCLRHFKNAHIQTAAFITSQTAQVTPWAISDGLCTLEDHRDLPIDIQARHMKMLKCVDDIIIGNAFASEEELKIVQKVMSTSVDYLHVTFNEDASEQEKQMVCTIHDYRGDASEYMIRSSHHKQKYAKESILAHQHIRNIQRGDILVLNDNYGQYKAEIQIALKDRAGDPRINVVGRIKEDEMLLLEQLKPFQTFELKEALL; from the coding sequence ATGATAGGTATCGCTTTGTATCCAGATAAGACAACATTTAAAGAAGATGTTGCATACTTAAAACGAGCTCAAAGATACGGTTATCAAAAAGTATTTATGAGTATGTTACAAATTGATATTCAAGATCCTAAGAAATCTATTCGTAGATTAAAGGAAAGTATGGCTTTTGCGAATGAATTAGGAATGCTTGTGATGCTTGATATTCATCCAATGGTTTTTGATTATCTAAAAATGAAAGAAGATGATTTATCTTACTTTCATGATATAGGTGTTAAGATTTTAAGATTAGATAGTGGATATAATGGAAGAACAGAAGCCATGATGACACATAACCCTTATGGAATCACAATTGATGTGAATATGAGCAATGACACTCATTATTTCAATCTTATCCAAGATTATCTTCCACAATATCAAAATTTAAGTGCTTCATTTAACTTTTATCCACAACGTTACACAGGTTTATCATTGGAAACATTTCAAAGCTGTTTAAGACATTTTAAAAATGCGCATATCCAAACTGCTGCCTTTATCACATCACAAACTGCACAAGTGACACCATGGGCTATATCAGATGGACTTTGTACTTTAGAAGATCATCGAGATCTTCCAATTGATATACAGGCTAGACATATGAAGATGTTGAAATGTGTAGATGATATCATTATAGGAAATGCATTTGCAAGCGAAGAAGAATTAAAGATAGTACAAAAAGTTATGTCAACATCAGTAGATTATCTTCATGTTACTTTTAATGAAGATGCAAGTGAGCAAGAAAAACAAATGGTCTGTACAATTCATGATTATCGTGGTGATGCTTCTGAATACATGATTCGTTCATCACATCATAAACAAAAATATGCCAAAGAATCAATTTTGGCACATCAGCATATCAGAAATATTCAAAGAGGAGATATATTGGTATTAAATGATAATTATGGTCAATACAAAGCAGAGATTCAAATTGCGTTAAAAGATAGAGCTGGTGATCCAAGAATTAATGTTGTTGGAAGAATCAAAGAGGATGAGATGTTGTTGCTGGAACAGTTAAAACCATTTCAAACATTTGAATTAAAAGAGGCATTATTATGA
- a CDS encoding helix-turn-helix domain-containing protein — protein MDALISIIDELYNTQHIPCAIFDEQLQLIHPQITMIDLREFLHDVFSMTHHHAHILVYDHRVAYARLQVTFEKQTYMIVCSCILNDLQNSQQLLPDSWTQIIPESMIRSHIASLHLMTFQSFIKMLYEICTHQYLSLQDIHIDYINKKQIQKKDDILTHRRITQETPDYYHFEQLLLKAYQDGHFYKVKSLLSEIDVFESQRLTQNILQDLNYKFISFITLLTRINIQEGVSSELAFSLSDSILNKLSSIHNAHDLIVLFQQSIYDFYQQMNNAKKEHYSLHIYKCIHYIDTHLYDKLSLHNLVEHKGLSESYLSVAFKKEVGETVTNYIQRKKADEAARLLLFTNKSHIEISCLLNYSSQSNFIQIFKKYKLMTPKQYQQSHLKDH, from the coding sequence ATGGATGCACTTATCTCAATTATTGATGAATTATATAACACTCAGCATATCCCTTGTGCCATTTTTGATGAACAGTTACAGCTTATTCATCCTCAAATTACAATGATAGATTTAAGAGAGTTTCTGCATGATGTTTTTTCAATGACACATCATCATGCTCATATTCTTGTCTATGATCATCGTGTTGCTTATGCACGTTTACAAGTTACCTTTGAAAAACAAACATATATGATTGTATGTTCCTGTATACTCAATGATTTACAAAATTCACAACAACTGCTCCCTGATAGTTGGACACAGATTATTCCTGAGTCAATGATTCGTTCGCACATCGCTTCGCTCCATCTCATGACATTTCAAAGTTTTATAAAAATGCTTTATGAAATATGTACACATCAATACCTGTCCTTACAAGATATCCATATTGACTATATCAACAAAAAACAGATACAGAAAAAAGACGATATTTTAACACATCGTCGTATAACACAAGAAACTCCTGATTATTATCACTTTGAACAACTTTTATTAAAAGCATATCAAGACGGTCATTTTTATAAAGTAAAATCATTATTATCAGAAATAGATGTTTTTGAATCTCAAAGATTAACCCAAAATATCTTACAGGATTTAAATTATAAGTTCATCAGCTTCATAACTCTATTAACACGTATAAATATACAAGAAGGAGTTTCTAGTGAATTAGCATTTTCTTTATCTGATTCCATTCTTAATAAATTATCCTCTATTCATAATGCTCATGATCTCATTGTTCTTTTTCAGCAATCTATTTATGATTTCTATCAGCAAATGAATAACGCTAAGAAAGAACATTACTCACTCCACATTTATAAATGTATACATTATATTGATACACATTTATATGATAAACTTTCTTTACATAATTTAGTAGAACATAAAGGATTGTCAGAGAGTTATCTCTCTGTTGCATTCAAAAAAGAAGTTGGTGAGACAGTTACCAATTATATTCAAAGAAAAAAGGCAGACGAAGCTGCCCGTTTACTACTATTTACAAATAAAAGTCATATTGAAATTAGTTGCTTATTAAATTATAGTTCACAAAGTAATTTTATTCAAATCTTTAAAAAATATAAACTTATGACTCCTAAACAATATCAGCAATCACATCTCAAAGATCATTGA
- a CDS encoding ROK family protein, with protein sequence MKYYAGIDIGGTHIKMGIINEEGKVCLSKNEETAKEREALMQQVKDFLLKHSDYSIQAVGISTPGIVRTDGYMQTSGAIKCFFHRNMKKEFEEYLNLPVVIENDGKAAACAEKWQGAAKDIDNFVCLTLGTAIGGAIYIHGKLYRGFGGLAGEFGISLAGHQKGHYDEQSFSYHAATVAGLCRHYSYRVHERVLDAQEIMIRAKQGDTIAEECLKEFYHSVAVLLMNIAVTIAPEVILIGGGISSNGDVMKNIIADYQQICQDYHVLSLVNMPRIQTCYLHNQAGMIGAVAPFMKDVRM encoded by the coding sequence ATGAAATATTATGCAGGTATAGATATTGGTGGAACTCATATAAAAATGGGAATCATTAATGAAGAAGGGAAAGTATGTCTGAGTAAGAATGAAGAAACAGCTAAAGAAAGAGAAGCTCTTATGCAGCAGGTGAAAGACTTTCTATTGAAACATTCAGATTATTCTATCCAGGCAGTTGGTATTAGTACGCCTGGGATTGTGAGAACTGATGGATATATGCAAACCAGTGGAGCAATCAAATGTTTTTTCCATCGCAATATGAAAAAAGAATTTGAAGAATATTTAAACTTACCTGTTGTTATTGAAAATGATGGGAAAGCAGCTGCTTGTGCAGAAAAATGGCAGGGAGCAGCAAAGGATATTGATAATTTCGTATGTTTGACATTAGGAACAGCGATTGGTGGTGCTATCTATATTCATGGAAAACTTTATCGTGGATTTGGTGGTTTAGCTGGAGAATTTGGAATTTCTTTAGCAGGACATCAAAAAGGTCACTATGATGAACAGTCATTTTCTTACCATGCAGCTACAGTTGCAGGACTCTGTCGTCATTATAGTTACCGTGTTCATGAACGTGTTTTAGATGCACAGGAAATTATGATTCGAGCAAAGCAGGGTGATACAATTGCTGAAGAATGTTTAAAAGAGTTTTATCATAGTGTGGCTGTATTACTCATGAATATTGCTGTGACGATTGCACCAGAAGTGATTCTTATTGGAGGTGGAATTAGTTCAAATGGTGATGTTATGAAAAATATTATTGCAGATTATCAGCAAATCTGTCAGGATTATCATGTTTTAAGCCTGGTTAATATGCCACGTATTCAAACATGTTATCTTCATAATCAGGCAGGAATGATAGGGGCAGTGGCACCATTCATGAAAGATGTAAGAATGTGA